Within Cydia fagiglandana chromosome 25, ilCydFagi1.1, whole genome shotgun sequence, the genomic segment TACGCACTACGCAGAGTCAGAGATGCCTTTAAAGCCAATAAGACATTGTCAGACCCCAAGCAGATCCAGAAAGAATACCAATTTGCTAAGGAAAACCTTGATATCATCAGACGCCAAGTAAGAACACCTTTTTAACGGTTTTAAAATGTGACTGGGTATCACAGAAATCCATATCCCATATAgatggtaggatcctatagatgTCTTATGATATATTATATCAGTCTGCGGCAGTTAAAATGttaaattgtaatttattgtCATTTCAGGCAGCCATCGGAGACATGTACAAGACAGAGAAACTAGTTATCGAGAACGTCCGGTAGAGCAAGTTATAAGATAAGTTATGCTATCCACTCAAGTTATATCAACAGAGAAAATAGGTTACTTTACCACTGAGGCAGACATGAACGGAGTTGTTCAGaaatcaaccaatagcattATTTGTATAGTCTGataaaaagagtagaaattaaaaagtggcaatactgcaGTCAGGTCATCCGCAAATCTCATATTGTAGCCTAAaggaaataatgaaaaataaagatatcAATGTAACTATCAAGCGGAAACTCTTTGATACCAGCATACTTCCTATACTTACTTACGGCTGCCAAACCTGGGCTCTCAATAAAACACACATTAGAAAGCTAGAAACTTGCCAAAACTCCATGGAAAGAAGTATGCTGGGGAAAAGACTATCGgataaaataagaataaaatccATAAAGAAGATCACCAAAACAAAAGATGtcacaaaaacaataaaaaagttaaaatggaaATGTTCAGGACATACAATTAGAGGCAAAGAAAAATGGTCGAAATCGATAATGAACTGGTTCACAGGCCATAAGAAAAGGAAAAGAGGTAGACCATTTAGAagatgggtggacgacatcaaaGCCACAGCAGGAACCACATGGACGAGAGTTGCCAAGGATAGAGAGGAATGGAGaaggttggaggaggccttttgcCAATAAATGGCACACAGACAGAAAAAAAACGCAAGAACTGTAAAAAATAATGCAATTTACTGTCTGAAATAAAGgattattacatattacattattacaATACTGCAGTCAAATCAatctatataagaaaacgggacgacactacagtattacCACTTTTGTAAGAacgccgagctaactaggagttGAAGTGGTCGCCTTGGTCGAAACCAGCCAggaggatcatcatcatcatcatcatcatcatcattgccacttttttatttctactctttttttgtcagactataaTTCAGCGGAGCAGAGAAGAGATTTGGATTACAACTAATACTTTTGGTTTATTCCCGCAGCTCTCCTTTCATTTCCGCTCATCAGTGACTGAGTCTGACTATGCTAACTCTGCACCAACTATGACGTGACAAAGTGGGTGCCATAATAAACTGACACTATTATACTTTGTTTCAGtatgtgcagagttagcttggtgcTTGGTGGTAAATCTATTAAGAATATTCAGTAAAATCACAATTTGTAAGACACTTTAGTCAAGATAAGTTATATTTGACATAAAAATGAATCAAAAGGTATATTGGGGTAATTACAAATATGGAGTAATTtgtaaaatcataaatataTGTACTAAGTGACCTCAGcagcataacttaaaactgatTAAACGTATggctccgccattttggaaaaagAACAGAACATGAAATAACTACAAATTCTATTTGTCATCAAACCTGCTCATAAAATTTCTGTATGGTTGAGAATTACGACATGTATGACGTATGAACTGTACactttttgacgtgataacgtcttatgaATCAATGTACATCGAGCCTGCATGATAAAGTGTCACGtagtggacagatctccatggtaacgttgtggtcagatctccatggtaacgttgtggtcAGATCTCCGTGGTAACGTTGTGgtcagatctccatggtaacgttgtggtcagatctccatggtaacgttgtggtcagatctccatggtaacgttgtggtcagatctccatggtaacgttgtggtcagatctccatggtaacgttgtggtcagatctccatggtaacgttgtggtcagatctccatggtaacgttgtggtcagatctccatggtaacgttgtggtcagatctccatggtaacgttacggccatgtttttttatgacgttatcacgcaaaattatcgtccgtaaaccgactttacaggcaaccatattttattttttttggtttgTTGGACTGAATGTACTTACCATCCTCAAATGACAACTAAGATAAATTTCTACCTCATGTATCCTCATTCCTGCAGTCAATAATAAGTCTCCAATTCTAATAAGTATaatcatatgtgacgttccacggaaaaaggtaccttatggcggctggcgcttacgtcgcatagcgccgcaatgatattggagtggcgttaataatagcgtaagcgccaaccgccataaggtaccttttctcgtaggacgtcacatatactTAAATAACCTAACATAATAGCGACTGAACATCATGAAAATCCATTGTTGTAGCATAGCtccagtgcaagtgttacttaaACGtctacttctatgaaattagacaaaataacacttgcactgcgtatgctatcacaACCGTTGCAGACTTTCTCTGActtgattttatttttcttcaaaTTAAGAATTGCCTTAAACATAAGTCCTAAACCAATTTGTTTTATACttttagggcatactgaaaattcttggaactggccacttagaaaaaataagtcgtttCATAttgttgcttatcatgaacagtggtacaactaaaaatgaaatgctattgcatttaatattctctcttttactggtaagatttaaagtcgaatggcatttcattttgttttgtgtcatgataagcgtcgatatatcagAATCCGGAAACTTTCAGTATCGCCCACGTAATAGgcataaaattgatttttacaagcttttatttactttcacctgaccattgtctgtgtgtaatcaagtgttgcaagttaaatttgatccacttaccggtttccgattgagctgaaattttgcatacatatgtaagtcgggtgacaatgcaatattatggtgtcatcgagctgatctgatgatggagaccggaggtggccataagaactatgtgataaaacaacgaaagctaattgtgtttggggttcttagaattgtctcgatgagtattagttgcctgtggaaaaaaaagtacagtcggcgataaaagcttgtagcaaaaatcaaaaacttattattaagGTTGCACAACCACCActgttatctttattttatttgcctCCAGAACGTATTTAATTGAAAAGACACTGTATTTTATTGTTGCATTTTATTGTAGTTAGTGACGTTTAATTTAAGTTgatgtttaaatataaatatatgagaTGTAATGTTTTGATACCGGTTTCTTATTCTTGGCCTGCTTATCTCCTCTCATTAACCCCATAGAATGCCAATAAGATTATTGCTAGCATATTAAATTAACTATACGGTTTAATTCTAGTATTTTAAACCAGGAACCGAATACCGGtttatatttcatacaaattaaccggtattcaatttcggtatcacggttaaatatataggtatatttcttgcacttagggccagttgcaccaacaaCATTTgtcagactgatcaacgtcagccggcgcccccggcgct encodes:
- the LOC134676923 gene encoding LYR motif-containing protein 4B; protein product: MATSVTKMQVLSMYKNLLRESQKFANYNFRSYALRRVRDAFKANKTLSDPKQIQKEYQFAKENLDIIRRQAAIGDMYKTEKLVIENVR